CATTAACGATGTGACTGGAGAAGATGTCAGGTTTAGCTTACCAGCACAGGAGAGCTACAATGAGGCACACCAACAAAACGCGCAGCCTCTTCATTATCTTCCCGCGGGGACCAACATCCTCGCTCGCTTTTTGGAGTTGTGTCTAATCTTTGACGGCTGCACAATAAACCGAATACAAGCTTTTGTTTGCTGGAAGTCCCTTGTCAATTACAAATGCGCAAACGACTGTCTTCTGTGGTTAAACTCTACACTTGAGGTGTGCTAATTTTCATCTTGCAGACCAGACCAGTCGTCCACTTCTTTTACAGCATTTACAGCTACTGGCGTTCAGGGTAGCTGGCTGTTGGTAAATTCAACCCTTGCTCCACGTCTGACCAACCAAATAAGAGCTGTGGGTTTTTCAACCAATCATTGGAGACGTAGCAATACCGTGTTTGACAATTCCCCGCCTACTGGACCGAGGATGAGTTGGTGACTGTGGAGCACGACGCGTCACCCATATCATGATAAGCATATTACCAAAGCACGCAATATTCAAAGTTATTACTCAATCGTCTTATGTCAAACGTTTCAATGTAAATGGATAATGTTGATacctttgtttttgtaatggcgATATAAAGTCTTCATCACTTGATAAGGCGCGTGGTTATGAATGTGAACATTATGTACTTTGTTCCTCATTGCTCAAGATCTTCAGTATACAAATGCATTTTAGAAGCATTCTAAACAGGTAGGCTATTGCAAAAACAACCATTCGTTATTAAAAGCACGTTTGTTTGATCATATGTGTATAATGCATGTATCTCATATAATTCATTTAATAGGGCAGACACTTTAAGAAGCCTAATTTTCCACAAGAATTCGACAGGCGATTAAAATTTAAGAATTCAAATCATTCAAGTGGCATTTTTAGAATATAAATAACCTTGAACCACCAAAACACATATTCATAAGTTTATATAATGCAAATGTGTAGATTGTGTTGGCAAATaacacttttgttaaaaaaaaaggttttattttcatttctgaaCACACTTTCCGATCTTCTGTTTGCCCAGAGAATGTCTTATAAGGGGTTTGTTGGCCCACATGGAACAAAATAACTACATATCCCAAAGTGCAGTTCGAAAAGAACCCTAACATTTgcctgtatttattttttcaattgtaTCTACGTATATAGAATAATGAATGTGATACAGTAATGagtgtaacttaaaaaaaaaaagaccactgAATTGATCCGACTGTTCTGAAGTTTAACTaggaatgtgttgttgttttaaaccgGCGGGGGCCTGAGCTCTCGACAGCCGTGAGAACAGAAGTGAGAACATTTCAGAAGTGAAGTTTGAGCGAACGTAACTCGTTTCTTCGCCGCTCACTTATTGGTCAACCACTGTATTACCGTTTTGGCTCGGTTGGACTTTTAGGCACGCGGGCTTGGCTATGGAGGTAGTCCgggtatttttgtgtgtgttgtccgtGTTCGTTGCTCTAGTCTCGGACAGGTTTGTGGTACTAGCTTTCTTCTCTCAGTCTTTGGACAGCGACTTCACATTCACTCTACCCGCTGGTCGTAAAGAGTGTTTCTACCAGACTATGAAGAAAGATGCCTCATTGGAGATTGAGTATCAGGTGATAAAGACTCACATAACTGCGATTTCCTTGTATTCAATTCTTACGTTAGATGGGGAAACCCGAACTTGAAACCGCGATAACCCCTAATGTTAATCCAGAGTCAACATTGACATAACATTAAACTGGTTGATGGTCACCTTTTATCGTGGTTGCTGTTCACGTTTTCTGGTGTAGTTCTCATTAAAGATAAGTGGATGCAAATCACACTGGTATACCTCGATGTTAAATACCGTTTTAATTTAACAAGACAGTATGATGTGTGGCTCACACCTTAATTTTCATATTGTTGGCAACCTGTTATGCCGGTGCAGTGTAACAGTCACAACACTGAATGAATGAGTCTGACTTTCTGGTGTTTCTAGAAGTTAAGCGATATTTGATAGTTGCCATTTGTTAATGCCTGTGGAAGACATCCCAAGCATTTTATAGGCTACTTTAGTGTCTACCTTGGAGGACAAGGTATCCAGGCTTATTGTTAGTGGATCAGGAGGGACACCTTGGGTAATAAAACGCGCATTCCTGAAATTCCAACATGTGGAAATGAAGCGCTGCTACATTCTTGTCTTATATTGTTTCAGTAATCTGTCCCATTTAAATCTCATGTGTGACTGTCCTCAACTGTCCACAGGTATTAGATGGCGCAGGTCTGGATGTAGatttcttcatctcctctcctTCTGGCCAAGTGCTCTTCAGTGACTACCATAAATCAGATGGCGTGCACACGTAAGTTACAGAGGTGGCCTTGGGCAGTGGTTTCCACACTTTTTCACGTTAAGGACACcttaaactgacacaaattaaaCCACGGACCCCACCTTTGATAAGAGTGTCCCAGCCTCTCCCATCTGATAGGATTTTtgccttttgatgttttttacagaaagtgtatAAAACCTGTGACCAACATTGTTATatcttctgtcattgtgttacttatggatggaattacagtgaaaataaatattttgatatgattgaaataatttatttccctttttgctggGGACCCTGTGAAACTCTTTCAAGGACCCCTGGTCAAACCCtactttgggaaccactgatctCGGGGACATGCATTACTGACACAGATACATCTGCAAGCTCTTACTTTTGTGCTTTCCTCCAGCGTTGAGACTGAAGATGGAGACTACATGTTCTGCTTTGACAACACGTTCAGTTCCGTCTCTGAGAAGCTCATCTTCTTTGAGTTGATCCTGGACAACATGGAAACAGACGAAGACCCAGACGACTGGAAGTCGTATGTCCACGGAACGGACATTCTGGACATGAAGCTGGAAGACATTATGGTGAGGGTGCAGCCTGTTTAAAATAGACCACACGTTGCTCAtcccaaaaatattaaatttgatAAATGTAACACATTCCAGAGTAGTTAGgtaggtgtgtttgtttgtgtgggaaCTCCTGAGCCTTGATGGCACCTGTGAAAAGTTAAATCTGATTTAAAGTCTCTCTGTTTTAATCTCACTGGGTGTTTCAGACTTCGTCCCTCTTCTCTGCCTCTGAGATAATTGTCACTGTGCCTATTATGCTCTCAGGATGACATAGAGGGTTCAAAGTGACCCGGCAGGCTGCCAACAAAAGAGCAGGGAGGGTTTGgggacatgttgacatgtcggAAGCGTGCTCGTTGCCATTTCAGCTTACTGTAGCTGTTTGTACCATTCTTGTCCATATCTAATTGATTAGACTTGGTTTTGTTGAAGAATACCTACGCTAACATGGTGAACATATAGCATTTCCTGTCATTTCTTTACAATAAAAGCATCTCGCTGATTCACAAGTGGAAATCTTTTATAGTTAAGCAGCAACCGCAGGTACTAAACACAGCTCCAATTACTTAAAGTGATTAGTAAACAGTGAAATAAGGCTGATATCtccacacaaacatacaaatggAAAGTGAAAACTAATCGTACTGAGCGCTTAACatgaaaatacttttaaaaatgtctctcaAGTATCCAACACAGACTTGTATGAGTTTAAAACTGCTGAGGACACATGTCAGTGGAGGACACCGTCATTGGTGTATGCTTCCAAGCAGGACCACAGCAATGCCCTGCTGTGAGACACTGGTAGAAACTACTGTTGGCACAGCATAGCTAAATGGGGACCGACTCGGGCACATGGACAAACTATTATACATGCAAAGTCAAGAGGAGTGTGTCACAATAATAGACTATATCATGAACTCTCACCTATTGACTGAGGGCAGCCAATTGTCTCAGCTTGCACCACAATAGCCTGCAACACCCCTCCAACAGGAACTGCCTTAATTTGGGTCAGAAGTCACATAAGCTTcacttaaagaaaatgtatcttCCATCTGGGCAGGAAGTTATTTTCCAATCGAAGAAGGGACTGCCCCCTAGAGATCTAACTTTCATTCTGACCACTCTGCTTTGTATGTTTGTGCATTTGGCTAGTTAGTGTCAGGTACATAAGAGGAACAGTGTAGTTGAACGTTTTCAATAACTGTTGTCTTCTCTGACCTGTGTCTCCTCTCCTTCAGGACACCATCAACAACGTGAAGGCTCGGCTGGGCAAAAGTTTGCAGATCCAGACGGTGCTGCGGGCGTTTGAGGCTCGCGACAGAAACCTCCAGGAGAGTAACTATGACAGGGTGAACCTTTGGTCTGTTATAAATCTCATTGGTATGATGTTGATATCGGCGGTTCAGGTCTATCTAGTCCGCTCACTGTTTGAAGATAAAAGGAAAATTCGTACATAACACTGCCCCAAACGGAGGGACAGTGGGAGAGAAACGCACTTGCCCTCAGATACCttttgggatttgttttcagCAGATCTCCTGGTTTGtggcttttaacacaagatGTCctctatacacatacatatacaaaaacaccgacagacattttgacattctTCAACAAAGTCATCTCATTTCTTTCTCTGGTCCTCAGTCTCTTtcccctggaaatccagagttctcacaagagcacaatttgaatttgctcagcgagttactctggcatcgagcaATGCTGCTCATTGTATCTGATATTGGTggggccagaggcaagctggACCAATcccatcggtgtatctgatataggtggGCCCAGAGGCAAGCTCAACAGATGACGGTTTAATTTAcgagttagctccgctggtaacTAAGCaaatggggctctggatacttCACCCCAAgtgttgctgtgattggtcatagTGTTTTCCAATTGCATGCAGTAAGATTcacaaatgcacgcttggtgccgcccctccaGATAGGCGACTtacattactcgatgccagattcttaatctttcggatttgggtctggatttccaggctacagCCCCTTTGccacagctaaaaaaaaaggtttctctctctttaaaacTTTTCTATAGTTTTATAGTTACAAAAAGGTGACACAACAAGCATGTTAATGATGTGACTATTTTTCTTGAATCTAAAGTTACCAGGCCATGGTCAGTTGCCAAAATGTTCTCTTTTCTTTGGACATGTTTTTACTTTAGCTAAACTAGATGAAGAAATTATGTGGTATCTGAAGAATTTGATCTGAGTAAGAGTGGGAAGTGCAATCAGTCAATCAGCAAGTCTTTCCCCATAGTATAAATTAGGCCCTTGTGTTTTACTAAGACACCTTTTAGGGTTATCCTTAGCTGCCAGCCTTTTGCAAGTGTATGAGGCCTTTTGAATATTTTTCCCCATTGCCTTGGACATTTACGTTGCTTCTATCAATTCAGTCGGACTTTCCGTTTTTATGCCATTACTCAACAGTCGGGTATAAAGGTAGGGCCACGCTGCTAACGCTGCTCTTTGGCACTCAAGGGGCCAGGGAGCAGGAGAAGGAAACGGGCCATCTCCAAATTTCTCAATGACTACTACCCTACTCTCCTCTGCCATGACTTTTGGGCTTGTTGCCTAAATGGCAGTCAGCTCCACTACCCTCCTCTGTGAAGCCTCGCTGCTGATGGCAGCTATCTGCTTACAGCCACCTACTGTGTGAAGATGTTAAGCCTGCCGTGTCTCTGCTGACTAATATGTCTATTTCTATCTTACTGACACCTGCAAGGTGCTTACCACTACCACATGGGTGCACTGCTCAGTTAAATAGACTGGAGCCATTCACTGCCTTGTGCTATGTCAGCattctttttaaagtgcttgtatctgtgtattttgtttgaaattccttttttattagcCATCCTTACAATCTGACATCTGATCATTGCACTGCCTCTGATGCCACAGAACAACATTTTTCGTCTGCATATTCTTATTCCATAGTTCAACATTATGGGCCCCAAAGTGTTGTTATTCTTTAGTATAATCGGGGACCAGCAGACGGGTCAACTACCTGTTCCGATGAATGGGTGGAGGAGCTGCCCAGGaagtttttttctcattggTTGCCTATACAGTATTAAGAAACAACTTTGGCTTGTGAATATGGTTACTGATGAGAGGAttgcttttattgtctttactGAGCTCCACAGTGGAAACTTGGTTACCCAATACCCAACTGGAAGCTTCATGTTTCCGTCTTTGCCATGTGCTTTAAGATAAAGATTAAACCGTGAGTTAATGCCTTCATAATGTAACAGccttattgttttaaaatgatagTTTTTTCTATTCAGGATGCGCGGATTGTGGGTCCCTGCAATAACATGGTTATGGTTGTCAGAAAAGGTCATCCCCTGCCTCAGTTTAAGTGCTTAATACAATCCTTTATTCCTCTGCCCACCAGATCTCACTGGGTTTAATTTAGGTGTTGTATGTTGATTCTATAAAAGATGACTGACTAGTATTATGAAATTgcagtttgatttattttgaagtgcTTCCGACAAAAAGTTCTACAAAAATGAAAGACTACAAATATTGCAAAAGTATTTCTGAGTTGCCAAGAATGAGAATGTTAAGGTGTCTGGATCAACGGCTAAActgtctttaaaaatgtattttcttctaCCCTAATGCAGTAGTGGGGGCAGAGGGAATGTGACGTTACAAGATATTTATTCAACTAATGTCCTGtagttgtaaatgtgtaaaaaataaacaatcgtacctttttctgacttctgtgttcctaatttttttaaattttatttattgtcctgTATATTGAGAAAGCGTTTCAAACCGTTATGCAGGTACCTGTTGGAAAGCAAGGGCTTCTTCGCCCAACTTATTCCAGCGTGTAGCAGCTAGATGAAATAGAAAGGACTAAATCATTAAGCTGCTGGAAAATATGGTGTCTTCTACTGGATCTGGGGTGTCAGAGGTGTGACAACAAGACACGCCTGTAGTGCAGAGACCACTGCCAAGCGCAGCGGACGGGGCCCAGGAGAACTGAAAGGAAAGGAGGGGCTATTGGGCTTCTTTTTGGTCATCGTTGCTACTTATCCTCACAGTATTACACTTTGATTCATGACACTTACTAGCCTATCAGAAGCTGTGTGGATGATCCAATCCTTCTGGAACCACTGTCTTTGTTAAGACATGATCCTATTCTCAACTAGAATCAAAAGATAGGTAATATGTAAGAGACACCTAaccatgagaaaaaaatggcaaGAACTGCATGTGGATTGTCAAAGAGATCAATATAAGGCAAAGCCCTTGTCAAAACTCTTGTTACTTTGTCAAAGTCAGTGTAAATGTTCTCTCTGATAAAGTGGAAATGCAAGATTTCAAATCTGTTCCCAACAGAATTTACCATGGTGGTTGGTGTTGACACTGTGCAAAGGCTGACCGCTCTACTGGCTGCCCGAGTTGTCAAGAAGGACTCAAAGTGCTGTTGTCTATGCACTGGGATACTGTTATTTGACAGAATATTCATGAGGTTAGGGATTATTATCACAGTAAATATGGTACATGtatttaaaagtgacaaactttCAGCATCATGAGGATATAATAGCTTACCTTTTTGCAGGCATGTTGGTCTGTGGGTTGGCTGGTCTTATAACGTCACCAGAGAAGGGGCCGCGTATGGTCAACACAGACACcttgtcaaagaaaaaaaaatgaaaagttgcAGTTATAACTAAGAATGAAGAACCAAGCAAGAGGTGGCGCTGTGAGCTCTACTAGAGTGCCTCACTTCCGGCGGCATAATGACAGGAGGAGATTATAGCATCGGCGCCTAACAAAATACCATCTCAGGTAAGTAGAAAAACCTTTGGAGATATTTCAAATGGACAATGTAAATTGTTTCAAAGATAGTCAAGGTGTTAGTTTATTAACATACGTGTACATTATGTCATGTCTGGTTTTATTGTCGTGTCAAAGTAACTAGCTATAGTTTCATGCTAGCAGCACCAGTCAGCAGTAGAGACCCTGTTCGTTAACCTGACCGCAAACGCAACACAATACAAGTGCATGGTACTTACAGTGCTGTTCAGGTATCTCATTTGACACGGTTGAAGCTGATGGTGTAATCATAAATGCAAGCAATTCAATACGTGGCAGATAGCTCATTAGCTTCCAAGCTAACATTTAAGAACGCACAAACTGGTCCAGACAGTCGAGCGTTCTACAAGCTAACACCTAACTTTACAGACAAGGGTGGACTGTGTTTGACTCACGTAAAACAATGATAAATGTTGACTTCGAATTGTTCCAGCAGCTACTTTGAG
This sequence is a window from Etheostoma cragini isolate CJK2018 chromosome 9, CSU_Ecrag_1.0, whole genome shotgun sequence. Protein-coding genes within it:
- the tmed5 gene encoding transmembrane emp24 domain-containing protein 5, whose translation is MEVVRVFLCVLSVFVALVSDRFVVLAFFSQSLDSDFTFTLPAGRKECFYQTMKKDASLEIEYQVLDGAGLDVDFFISSPSGQVLFSDYHKSDGVHTVETEDGDYMFCFDNTFSSVSEKLIFFELILDNMETDEDPDDWKSYVHGTDILDMKLEDIMDTINNVKARLGKSLQIQTVLRAFEARDRNLQESNYDRVNLWSVINLIGMMLISAVQVYLVRSLFEDKRKIRT